In Bacillus cereus ATCC 14579, a single window of DNA contains:
- a CDS encoding ankyrin repeat domain-containing protein, whose product MEHLQSIAQAVISGNKEKVVKFIKASPSIVNECSEDGWTPLHLAAYFGQKEIASFLLESGADIHSRAKNENENTPLQAAIANKQSELVAFLIEKGLDVNIMQSGGWTGLHEAALLGNEEIIMLLLKNGANKMIKKNDGKTAYDIALEKGYDHLLHHLKQEVNL is encoded by the coding sequence ATGGAGCATTTACAATCAATAGCACAAGCTGTTATAAGTGGTAATAAGGAAAAAGTAGTGAAGTTTATAAAGGCGAGTCCAAGTATTGTTAACGAATGTAGTGAAGATGGATGGACACCACTTCATTTAGCAGCTTATTTTGGACAGAAAGAAATAGCGAGTTTTCTTTTAGAAAGTGGTGCAGATATACATAGTAGAGCGAAAAACGAAAATGAAAATACGCCTTTGCAAGCAGCAATTGCGAACAAGCAAAGTGAACTTGTTGCTTTCTTAATTGAAAAAGGATTAGATGTAAATATTATGCAAAGTGGTGGCTGGACAGGACTTCACGAAGCGGCATTATTAGGAAATGAAGAAATAATTATGTTACTCCTTAAAAATGGAGCTAATAAGATGATAAAGAAAAATGATGGGAAAACAGCGTATGATATTGCATTAGAAAAAGGATATGATCATC